From Vibrio crassostreae, one genomic window encodes:
- the argA gene encoding amino-acid N-acetyltransferase, translating to MKLRSTALVKGFRQSTPYVNAHRGKTMVIMLGGEAVADRNFGNIISDIALLHSLGVKIVLVHGARPQINQLLEKQDCHTPYHKNIRVTDEYSLGVAMQAAGQLQLAITARLSMSLNNTPMAGTQLNVMSGNFITAQPLGVDDGTDYCHSGRIRRIDIEGINRTLDQGSIVLLGPIASSVTGESFNLLSEEVATQVAIRLKADKLIGFCSEQGVTDESGNVLAELFPKDAKQILERLTESQKPAEDMSTGTLRFLKGAISACRAGVPRCHLISYKVDGALIQELFSFDGIGTQVVMASAEQVRQAQIDDIGGIFDLIRPLEEQGILVRRSREQLEQEIHRFTIIEKDGLIIGCAALYAYPEDHMAEMACVAIHPDYRDGNRGQLLLDYMRHQSKSRDIDQIFVLTTHSLHWFREQGFYEIAVDELPMEKQGLYNYQRNSKILALNV from the coding sequence GTGAAATTAAGAAGTACAGCGCTAGTAAAAGGTTTCAGACAATCAACCCCTTACGTGAATGCTCACCGTGGCAAAACCATGGTCATTATGCTGGGAGGCGAAGCTGTTGCCGATAGAAACTTTGGTAACATTATTAGCGACATTGCCCTACTCCATAGCCTTGGCGTGAAGATTGTTCTCGTTCACGGGGCAAGGCCACAGATCAACCAACTGCTAGAAAAACAAGATTGCCATACGCCTTATCACAAGAATATTAGAGTCACCGATGAATACTCTCTGGGTGTTGCTATGCAGGCAGCTGGCCAGCTACAACTAGCCATAACTGCTCGCCTTTCAATGAGCTTGAACAACACCCCTATGGCAGGCACTCAACTCAATGTGATGAGTGGTAACTTCATTACCGCGCAACCGCTAGGTGTCGATGATGGTACAGATTATTGCCACAGTGGGCGTATTCGTCGAATCGATATAGAAGGGATTAATCGCACACTTGACCAAGGTTCCATCGTCCTTCTTGGGCCTATAGCTAGCTCCGTGACTGGCGAAAGCTTTAATCTGCTTTCTGAAGAAGTCGCGACTCAAGTAGCCATTCGTTTAAAAGCCGACAAGCTGATTGGATTCTGCTCCGAACAAGGGGTAACAGATGAAAGCGGCAATGTACTCGCCGAACTCTTCCCTAAAGACGCCAAACAAATTCTAGAACGCTTAACAGAATCTCAAAAACCTGCCGAAGACATGAGCACAGGAACGCTGCGCTTCTTGAAAGGTGCGATCTCAGCGTGTCGTGCAGGCGTACCTCGTTGCCATCTAATCAGCTACAAAGTCGACGGCGCATTAATCCAAGAGCTGTTCTCTTTTGATGGTATTGGCACCCAAGTGGTCATGGCGAGTGCAGAGCAAGTAAGACAAGCTCAGATTGACGATATTGGTGGCATATTTGATCTCATTCGTCCTTTAGAAGAACAAGGCATCTTGGTTCGTCGTTCAAGAGAGCAATTAGAGCAGGAGATCCACCGCTTTACCATTATCGAAAAAGACGGACTGATCATTGGTTGCGCGGCGCTATACGCCTACCCGGAAGATCACATGGCAGAGATGGCGTGTGTTGCAATCCACCCTGATTATCGTGATGGAAATCGTGGGCAATTACTGCTGGATTACATGCGCCACCAATCAAAATCTCGCGATATCGACCAAATATTTGTTCTAACGACACACAGCCTTCATTGGTTCCGTGAACAAGGTTTTTACGAGATAGCAGTTGATGAGTTACCGATGGAAAAACAAGGGCTATACAACTATCAGAGAAACTCAAAGATCCTGGCGCTCAACGTATAA
- a CDS encoding DUF2850 domain-containing protein, producing MQQVPATKNKIDEITKGLYSEADQRNQSKLKRKIIERCLMVLALVGSFAVVSLFGDVLSRVQDAATPDHLIYGTWIEQDVAHYATDEFVLNANGVSVRGSVISTNFDFDGHYFEYKAGEKTYRYRMTNSDNTEMVLDSDSHYNPIFRLKGHIDNSVR from the coding sequence ATGCAGCAAGTTCCAGCTACAAAGAACAAAATCGATGAGATAACCAAAGGCCTCTACAGTGAAGCAGATCAGCGCAATCAATCTAAGTTGAAGCGTAAGATCATTGAGCGCTGCTTAATGGTTTTAGCCTTGGTGGGTTCATTTGCTGTGGTTTCTTTATTCGGTGATGTGCTTTCCCGAGTGCAAGATGCGGCGACGCCTGATCATCTAATATATGGTACTTGGATAGAGCAGGATGTTGCACATTATGCGACAGATGAGTTTGTACTGAATGCTAATGGTGTGTCAGTTCGTGGGTCTGTTATCTCGACGAACTTTGACTTTGATGGCCACTACTTCGAATATAAGGCCGGTGAAAAGACCTATCGCTACCGCATGACTAATTCTGACAATACAGAAATGGTGCTCGATTCTGACAGCCACTATAACCCTATCTTCCGCCTTAAAGGTCACATCGATAACTCCGTCCGGTAG
- the mltA gene encoding murein transglycosylase A: protein MTLVIKKWLPLVAASLLFGCAQPTDLAQQHLDDEFPRTLNKVDQVESNKPRDYTAFSEQAEMVVSKSPSMAKIYEPLYQQLNEWAMLSGDPSELANFGVQTAQLGGGDKQGNVLFTGYFSPVMELRHEANEEYRYPVYGLPECGKECPTREEIYNGALEGQGLELGYSANRIDPFMMEVQGSGFVHFGDDDTLQYFAYAGKNNKAYVSIGRVLIERGLVPREKMSLKAIKEWVLANDPEVVKELLEQNPSFVFFEARDDLSVMGSAGIPLLPMAAVAGDRSILPMGTPILAEVPLLNADGTWSGAHQLRLLLVLDTGGAVKQNHLDLYHGMGPRAGTEAGHYKHFGRVWKLGLDGSATEAPWALPPEKVE from the coding sequence ATGACTCTTGTGATTAAAAAATGGCTTCCCCTTGTCGCTGCCTCTTTGTTATTTGGCTGTGCTCAACCCACTGATCTCGCTCAACAACACCTTGATGATGAATTTCCCCGCACCTTAAATAAGGTCGATCAGGTTGAATCCAATAAACCAAGAGACTATACCGCATTTTCAGAGCAAGCTGAGATGGTGGTTTCTAAATCCCCTTCGATGGCTAAAATCTATGAGCCGCTTTATCAGCAACTCAATGAGTGGGCAATGCTGAGTGGTGACCCGAGTGAGTTAGCAAACTTTGGCGTTCAAACTGCGCAGCTTGGTGGTGGTGATAAACAAGGCAATGTTTTGTTCACGGGTTACTTTTCTCCTGTAATGGAGTTGCGCCACGAAGCGAATGAAGAATATCGTTACCCAGTTTATGGGCTTCCTGAATGTGGTAAAGAGTGTCCAACACGCGAAGAGATTTACAACGGCGCATTAGAAGGTCAAGGCCTTGAGTTAGGTTACTCAGCAAACCGCATCGACCCATTTATGATGGAAGTGCAGGGCAGTGGGTTCGTGCACTTCGGTGATGATGATACGCTGCAGTATTTCGCATACGCAGGTAAGAACAATAAAGCTTATGTGAGCATTGGCCGTGTTTTGATTGAGCGAGGCTTAGTTCCACGCGAAAAAATGTCACTAAAAGCAATCAAAGAGTGGGTATTGGCAAACGACCCTGAAGTGGTCAAAGAGTTGCTTGAGCAAAATCCATCTTTCGTGTTTTTTGAAGCGAGAGACGACTTGTCAGTAATGGGTAGTGCTGGGATTCCTCTATTACCAATGGCTGCAGTAGCTGGCGATCGCTCTATCTTGCCTATGGGAACTCCAATTCTGGCTGAGGTTCCTTTATTGAATGCGGATGGTACTTGGAGCGGTGCACACCAATTAAGACTGTTACTGGTTTTGGATACGGGCGGCGCGGTTAAGCAAAACCATTTGGACCTTTACCACGGCATGGGCCCTCGAGCGGGTACTGAAGCGGGTCATTACAAGCATTTTGGTCGTGTGTGGAAGCTCGGCTTAGATGGTAGCGCAACTGAAGCGCCTTGGGCTTTGCCTCCTGAAAAGGTAGAGTAA
- the tcdA gene encoding tRNA cyclic N6-threonylcarbamoyladenosine(37) synthase TcdA, giving the protein MRELTTPASENYDQRFGGTRRLYGNSEVDILRGAHVCVIGIGGVGSWAVEALARTGLGELTLIDMDDVCVTNINRQIHAMSGTVGKSKIEVMAERVKLINPECKVNLIDDFIGPDNQAEYLSKEFDFVLDAIDSMKAKASLLAYCRSNKIKVITTGGAGGQIDPTQIKVADLTKTIQDPLAKKLKDTLRRHHNFPKNPARKFGIDCVFSTEQLKYPQADGSVCAAKATAEGPKRMDCATGFGAATVVTATFGFVAVSRIVEKLIQKHAK; this is encoded by the coding sequence ATGCGTGAATTGACCACTCCAGCTTCAGAAAACTATGACCAACGATTTGGTGGCACTCGTCGCCTGTATGGCAATAGTGAAGTCGACATACTTAGAGGAGCACATGTGTGTGTGATCGGTATTGGTGGTGTAGGTTCATGGGCGGTTGAAGCGCTTGCTCGTACTGGTTTAGGTGAGCTGACGTTGATCGATATGGATGACGTGTGTGTAACTAACATTAACCGCCAGATTCATGCTATGTCGGGTACCGTTGGTAAGAGCAAAATCGAAGTGATGGCAGAGCGCGTCAAGCTGATTAATCCTGAGTGTAAGGTTAACCTGATTGATGACTTTATCGGCCCAGACAATCAGGCTGAATACCTATCGAAAGAATTCGACTTTGTGTTAGATGCGATTGATAGCATGAAAGCGAAGGCTTCACTGCTGGCGTACTGTCGTAGCAACAAAATCAAGGTGATCACTACCGGTGGCGCTGGTGGTCAAATCGATCCGACTCAAATCAAAGTGGCCGATTTGACCAAGACGATTCAAGATCCGCTAGCGAAGAAGCTAAAAGATACCCTTCGTCGTCATCATAATTTCCCTAAGAATCCAGCGCGTAAGTTTGGTATCGATTGTGTGTTCTCAACTGAACAGCTGAAATACCCTCAAGCTGACGGCAGTGTATGCGCTGCGAAAGCGACCGCAGAAGGTCCAAAGCGCATGGATTGTGCGACGGGTTTTGGTGCGGCAACGGTGGTAACTGCTACGTTTGGTTTTGTGGCTGTTTCACGTATTGTAGAAAAGCTGATTCAAAAGCACGCTAAGTAA